The Procambarus clarkii isolate CNS0578487 chromosome 61, FALCON_Pclarkii_2.0, whole genome shotgun sequence sequence GACACAAGGTCACAGTAGTGGACGTTACATGGTACTGGGAGGAGTGTTTGTGTCTAGATCCCTGAAGTACAGACACAAACACTAACCCGGCAGTCGATAGATTAGGTTTTCGTTGTCATTATTCACTGGCGATCACCACCAGGTTTCACTGGCGATCACCACCAGGTTTCACTGGCGATCACTACCAGGTTTCACTGGCGATCAACACCAGGTTTCACTGGCGATCACTACCAGGTTTCACTGGCGATCACTACCAGGTTTCACTGGCGATCACTACCAGGTTTCACTGGCGATCACCACCAGGTTTCACTGGCGATCACTACCAGGTTTCACTGGCGATCACCACCAGGTTTCACTGGCGATCACCACCAGGTTTCACTGGCGATCACTACCAGGCCTCACTGGCGATCACCGCCTGAAGCTCCTCATCTAGGCTTCACCGACACACTCAGGTCCCCGTTCATCAACGCTGACAGACAGAGGTGGCGTCGCGACGCCTCACATCCTCCGGACTGGTAATAAAAACTGGTCCAACATTACGCAAATAGAAAACGCTAAATTGATCATTCTGACTGCTCATCTATTTCTGCCTGTCTGGCAAATCCATTGATCTATGAACAGAATATGAAATGTGCTTTGAGGTAATTGAGTAATGCTCGAGTGTAATTATCTTGGGTACGAGATACGCGTAATAAATTATCTTATAATTATTATAAACGAGTGTACTGAGATTAATTTtatattaatcttggtacattatGTAACAGTAAATCCCCCAAAGGAATAGGGAAATGTACATCAGTAGTGTACATCCAGCTTCTAGGAGTACATATCAATAATGCAGGCgatgatcacaataacgtggctaaagaatgttgaccagaccacacactagaaggtgaagggacgacgacgttttggtccgtcctggaccattctcaagtcgattgtcttgagaatggtccaggacggaccaatacCAATAATAATATTCTCGTTCCATTGGCAGGTGTTGGCACTGGCGGCCCTGGCAGTGGTGGCCATGGCCCGGCCAGAGGGCCCTCTCACACCAGGCTATGGCCCGCCTggaccactccaccaccagcctctCATTGTGGTAAGTCCTATAATATCGTTTATTTCCTCCGGAGACAATAAGTATCATGTAGGTTTGGCCCATGTCTGTATTCAAGTGTGGGTGCTCATCAACATGTGCTTTGCAAGACGAGTCTCAGCTCCTGGGCTCTGCCTTTCAGCTGCTTGGCCTGAAACCATGTATGCAGTAAGGCTAAAGTACCTCACTGGTTTGATCACTCTATTTGCTGACTACTTTATACCGATGAAGAGATTTTTCTACATGTATATTTCTGTGTGTAGATATTGAACCATGTATGCGTTCGTGTAGGTACATAGAACCATGTGAGTTCGTGTGGGTACTTGGAACcacgtgtatttgtgtgggtactTGGAACCACGTGTCTTTGTGTGGGTATTAGCTTAAATGTAGTCACCTGAAAGTGCTACCAGGGGTCAACCGGTTGACCCAGGAGTGGTAAACACTTCTCTTGGGTTGTCACTTCACTATGGTTGCATTTACGTATACAGGAAGTGGAACAGGTCCCAGTGCTGCCACTTGTGGTATTCCGGAGTGTATTAATAATAAACAAAGGACTAGATACACCTTTACTCGTATTGTACATAGCCTGTAAAAGGTGTAATTGTTTACACTTAATGAGGATAACCAGCTTGTTGCATGTTGCAGGGTCCTCCTCGGTACGACTTCAACTATGCCGTCAAGGACGACTATGCCGGCAACGACTTCGGTCACCAGGAGTCCCGTGACGGCTACGACACCCAGGGCAAGTATTACGTCCAGCTTCCCGACGGTCGCCTCCAGACGGTGACTTACGTCGTCAACGGCGACTCCGGTTACATAGCCCAGGTTGACTACCAGGGCGAGGCCCAGTACCCGGCCTACCAGCCCGCCCCAGCCTACCAGCCCGCCCCAGCCTACAAGCCCGCACCAGCCCCGTCCTACCAGCCCGCTCCCACCTATGGCTAACGAATTAAAGTTATACAACGAACTCTAATTTCTATTTTTTTAACTGATGTTTTCATTAAAAGTTATAATGTTCTGTGATCCTTTTTTTATACTTTTCCTCAGAAAATTGTTAAAAACCTTATtacaaatataattgaatttaagaAAATGTTAAATAAAAGTGGTGTGAGGTCACTAGAAACACCAAATATAATCAACTTGGGCTAAAGAAATTAATTTGGGCCTACACAATGCATGTCCGCATCAACAGACATACAATGAAGATCTACTGGTTgccattcttttaaccatgtcgtagctcagtcgattaaggctgcgtctgggatcctttcggacgtaggttcgaaccctcgtcacgggccttgtgaatttgttcatacaatgaagtatttaacccgTAAATTCAGTAAGGTAGTTCTGCGCAGCATCTGCAGGTCACTCTTATGTAAGTTGGCGATAGTTTGTGTAGGGAAGAACTTGAGGGAGATGATCTCATAGCTCGGGTCGTTAAAGCTGCTGGCAACCCAATTTTTAAGGAAACAAtccaatttatatttataaaaaagGATGTTTTTCTGTCTGTAAAATGTTGGTGGGCAGACAATTGGGGAGGTTAGCTTCACCTGACTTTTCAGAATTACACATGGATGGTATAGGACTGTCATAGGCTGAACAGCGTCACTGATCAAAACATATTAGCTCCTCTTCCAAATACCAGCGATGCCCTTTGAAGTCTGAAATGGGTTTTTTGTTTTCCATATTTTTTCACAGCCTGTTTTCTGAGTAAATCCATTACAACGAGACACCTCCCTTCCCCCTTGAATCACCTGGATATTTGTGGTCTAAAAGCATGTTATGGTTCCTAAAATAGTCTGCTTATAAACTGacaagtgaacctttgtcctaaatagAGAACATTCTCAGGTTATAATTTGATTGTGTTCTAAATCATTAGTTTAAAATGTAAAAAGTATATGCTAAACAAGTTTTCTTTGAAAGTGTATGAAGAGTTTGGTTTCTGTGCATGAAATTCTAGGGTATACCCAAATAGCTTTCGAATTCCATATATCACATTTTGAAGAATAATACATTATATTAACATACCCAAGCCTAatgaaacttaacctaacctaaccttcgcttaacctaacctaaccttcacttAACCtattcttaacctaacctaaccttcacttaacctaacctaaccttcgcttaacctaacctaaccttcacttAACCtattcttaacctaacctaaccttcacttaacctaacctaaccttcacttaacctaatcttaacctaacctaaccttcacttAACCTaatcttaacttaacctaaccttcactTAAcctaatcttaacctaacctaaccttcacttaacctaatcttaacctaacctaaccttcacttaacctaatcttaacctaacctaaccttcacttaacctaatcttaacctaacctaaccctcactTAAcctaatcttaacctaacctaaccttcacttaacctaatcttaacctaacctaaccttcacttaacctaatcttaacctaacctaaccttcacttaacctaatcttaacctaacctaaccttcacttaacctaatcttaacctaacctaaccttcacttaacctaatcttaacctaacctaaccttcacttaacctaatcttaacctaacctaaccctcactTAAcctaatcttaacctaacctaaccttcacttaacctaatcttaacctaacctaaccttcacttaacctaatcttaacctaacctaaccttcacttaacctaatcttaacctaacctaaccttcacttaacctaatcttaacctaacctaaccttcacttaacctaatcttaacctaacctaaccttcacttaacctaatcttaacctaacctaaccctcactTAAcctaatcttaacctaacctaaccttcacttaacctaatcttaacctaacctaaccttcacttaacctaatcttaacctaacctaaccttcacttaacctaatcttaacctaacctaaccttcacttaacctaatcttaacctaacctaaccttcacttaacctaatcttaacctaacctaaccttcacttaacctaatcttaacctaacctaaccttcacttaacctaatcttaacctaacctaaccctcactTAAcctaatcttaacctaacctaaccttcacttaacctaatcttaacctaacctaaccttcacttaacctaatcttaacctaacctaaccttcacttaacctaatcttaacctaacctaaccttcacttaacctaatcttaacctaacctaaccttcacttAGGGAGTAGATAACAGCACTAATAACATTGTGGTTTTAAAGTCATTACCTCCACGGGTATCTCCTGCCTGAGGACATGTTGATTTTTCCACAATCTGCACAAATGCAGGTGTACAAATATCCACAAAAGTATCTATAGATATAAGAGAATGCCTGTTTGCCTATCTGTCCATAGTTGGAAGCCAGATACTTGGGCTTgtatcacccaactttgcaggaggAATGGTCTGAGGTATGGGACAGACATAGGCTTGTTAAGATCGGTTCTATTAACAACAAAGGTAAGGCAATATGATAACCTGCCTCAAATGCAATGAAAGGTGGCTGACCAAGTCCCTAGACTTCTTCCCTTGAAAGTTAtgagtacctaatatgttaataaaaaaaaaaaaaaaaaaaaggagaatCCAGCACACTAGATCGAGAGAAACACAGgggaatgagagaaagagagaagatgaGAGACAGAGGCATACAGACTCAGAGAGAAGAGATAGGAAGAATGAGACACAGGAGAAAGATAGAGAtaaggacaggagagagagacagagagaaaaagtagagaaagaggagagaaaaaagagattgaaagagaagcagagagaagagagacagagtaGAAAGGTGAGAAACAGAcaggagagagcaagagaggacagagagaagcagagaaagaACATAGAAGGATAAAGACATACAGAGAAGGAGAGAatcagagagacagcgagagaaacagaggaagaagacacacagaaagaagagaaacagagagaggagagaaacagAGCCGAGACAGAGTGAGAAGGATACAGAGACACAGATGAAGAGAGACAGATAAAGGAGAGATAAAAACCTTACAACTCCATCAATTAACCTACACAGTCTTAGGTTAATTATACCTTACACCTTACACCCCCTCCTGCATCTTAGATGCCTTCCTTCCTACATTAATCTTTTATTTACACTTTTACAGTTTAAGGACCTAACCTTAAACCACCTAACCACCTTCTTGCACCTAAGGTGTAACCAAGGCACTGGTTGCATCTTTCCGACTAAGTAATCCACATCTTTATTACATCTTGGCATCTTAATTCCTTACAcatgatggtgttggtagtgaagaAACAAAGCCACCAcacataatatataaaaaaattgtaacTTTAATATTTCCTTCTAAAATATAGAAAAATAGTGAGAAGCAAGAGTCATCGTGGCTGCCCTGCCTGTTCTATATTCAAGCTGGTTTGTTATGAAAGTcacttctgagagagagttgtcaAGATGCAAGAAGCTGTGGGGCATCAGGATCTAAACATCTTGGGCTGATTCACTAATCTCGATAGCGTCGAGTcgatagcgctcgggattcgtagtcctaaggttccgggttcagtCCCccttggaggtggaaacaaatgggcagattctttcatcctgatgccaccCTGTTCactttgcagtaaataggtacctgggagatagacagctgttatgggctgcttcctaaggggtgtgtaacaaaaaggaggtctggtcgaggaccgggccgcggggacgttaagccccgaaatcatctcaagatggtgTGTCGGCATTTTGAGAGAACGATGACTTAAATTAGAGATCAATGCAGAGGATgagtcacactaacgtggctgaagatataatgaccaaaccactctTCAGAAAATGatgaaacgacatttcattgtgtatATTATTAATTCATTGTGACAGGGGACAGGATGCCAGAGTGTATTCGcacacgttaggcttttatcgaggtcacccccccccccctcccccaggatgacaccccacaacaagctgactcctgagtacctacgccctgctaggtgaacagaggcattaggtgaaagaaactgtgcccaatcatttctgtcccgtcAGGGATTCGAACCTCAGAACTCTACATAGCTCATTTATCACATTTGAATGGCCCTGATGCTCATCGCTAATGACATGTTTCGCTATTGTACACCTCAGCACGTCCAGAGGCAGAGGTCAATACTGAGCACCAATGGTCAGTGACAGGGTCAATACTCATCACCAAAGGTCATATGGAAGGTCAATACTCATCACCAATGATCATATGGAAGGTCAATACTCATCACCAATGGTCATATGGAAGGTCAATACTCATCACCAATGGTCACAGGAAAGGTCAATACTCATCACCAATGGTCACAGGAAAGGTCAATACTCCTCACCAAAGGTCATATGGAAGGTCAATACTCCTCACCAAAGGTCACAGGAAAGGTCAATACTCATCACTAAAGGTCACAAGAAAGGTCAATACTCCTCACCAAAGGTCATATGGAAGGTCAATACTCCTCACCAAAGGTCACAGGAAAGGTCAATACTCATCACCAATGGTCACAGGAAAGGTCAATACTCCTCACCAAAGGTCATATGGAAGGTCAATACTCATCACCAATGATCATATGGAAGGTCAATACTCATCACCAATGGTCATATGGAAGGTCAATACTCATCACCAAAGGTCACAGGAAAGGTCAATACTCATCACCAAAGGTCACAGGAAAGGTCAATACTCATCACCAATGGTCACAGGAAAGGTCAATACTCATCACCAATGGTCACAGGAAAGGTCAATACTCCTCACCAAAGGTCATATGGAAGGTCAATACTCCTCACCAAAGGTCACAGGAAAGGTCAATACTCATCACCAAAGGTCACAGGAAAGGTCAATACTCATCACCAAAGGTCACAGGAAAGGTCAATACTCCTCACCAAAGGTCATATGGAAGGTCAATACTCCTCACCAAAGGTCACAGGAAAGGTCAATACTCATCGCCAATGGTCACAGGAAAGGTCAATACTCCTCACCAAAGGTCATATGGAAGGTCAATACTCCTCACCAAAGGTCATATGGAAGGTCAATACTCATCACCAATGGTCATATGGAAGGTCAATACTCATCACCAATGGTCACAGGAAAGGTCAATACTCATCACCAATGGTCACAGGAAAGGTCAATACTCATCACCAAAGGTCACAGGAAAGGTCAATACTCATCACCAATGGTCACAGGAAAGGTCAATACTCATCACCAATGGTCACAGGAAAGGTCAATACTCATCACCAATGGTCACAGGAAAGGTCAATACTCATCACCAATGGTCACAGGAAAGGTCAATACTCATCACCAATGGTCATATGGAAGGTCAATACTCATCACCAAAGGTCACAGGAAAGGTCAATACTCATCACCAAAGGTCACAGGAAAGGTCAATACCCATCACCAATGGTCACAGGAAAGGTCAATACTCATCACCAAAGGTCACAGGAAAGGTCAATACTCACCACCAAAGGTCACAGGAAAGGTCAATACTCATCACCAAAGGTCACAAACAACAGCACTATATATTCCATGCACAATTTGAGAAAAAAATAAAGTTATCCTTGTCGATTAAGTACAAACATCAAGGGCAAAGTTTTAAACAAACATTTTAAGAGATAATTAAATAATAGTACAAGTGAATTTCTGTGACGCAAAACACTTTCTTAAAACACAGAAAGACTAACACTTTCAGAACAATAATTATATAAAGATTGTATAATTGTTTACCAATATATTTCTGGTTAGATTACGTAATTTTCCCTTTGATCGTAAGTCATTCAAGTCATTTCCGTTAACGATTATTGAAATGTCACGTTCTATTAACATATAATCATACACTAATGTTATTACTTTTGTTCCATTTTCAATGAACAAATGGAGTAATACTTTCACTGTTGCTTCATTGTTCAATACTATTGATTAGCGGACGTCAggacacaaggggccagattcacgaagtagttacgtaagcacttacgaacgtgtacatctttcctcaatctttgacggctttgtttacatttattaaacagtttacaagcatgaaaacttgccaatcaactgttgttattgttataaacagcctcctggtgcttctgagctcattaactgtttaataattgtaaacaaagccgccaaagattgagaaaagatggacaggttcgtaagtgcttgcgtaacttagtgaatctggccccagctctgCCCGAGGGACGCCCCCAATGGACCAGTTTGCGAGGTCATAGCCATCGGGTCTTTAtcctatcagacatagacaagaacacaagtactgtatcatcctgtgcacatgacactaggattttcatgagagtagacaatgtAGAACACACAGCAAACCTCTAATCCTATGTTAATTATATCTTTCAACTTGCCACAGaaagtacaacccgtcctccataTAGACAGTTCGGTATAATACTAATTAGACAGTACGTTAATGAACTGCATCGTTAGTGTGTTAATACAGTCGTTAccatcttgaggtgcttccggggcttagcgtccccgcggcccggtcgtcgaccaggaggcctggtcgaccaccCTTACATTTCTCTTCCCATACATTCTCCCAAAACGATGAATTTGTTTCTTTAATGTAACTGgtatgcgtttttttttttttttttattttgcgtACACTCAAGCGAGGCCAGTTTTTATTTTTTCAATATATGTTCTGCACAATTTTGGTCAAGATAATCCAATCTTGTAAAGTGAACACTTTTTAGGACATTAGGTAAGGCAGAGGAGCAGTCACTGACATTCAAGGAAAAGATAGCCATTGATAACGCTCTATGATATCAACAAATTAGGACACATTCTCCATCACTATCTGTGATTGTTCTGTGATAAATGATTTCAGAACAAATGGTGTGAggcactttgagctctgtaactacttgAGACACTCAAGaacattggaggagtgttgagtgtgtcttaaCCCTAAGACACAACACTCAATCCGTCTTGTCTCACCCGCAACACTGACGCTACACAGTGACGTGTCTCCCAACACCACGAACGTCAGACACTTTATATAGTATGCAGCTCTAGCACGaaggcccccccccaccccttcccaccCCATAATACAAAGTTGGTACGAGAGTTTTAGGGAGTAATATACAAGGAAAGACTAATGAAACTGAAGCTCACGTCACTGAAGGCCACAgctggagggacatgatcacaacttaaAAAATACTCGATAGAATCCACAACGCAAAATAAAAGTGAATTTGGTGCCCCCAGGGTCAGTAAAAGTAGGGAcctcggtgcccccaggaccagtaaaaggggggACCTCGacccccaggaccagtaaaaggggggACCTCGCGCCCCCAGGTCCAGTAAAAGGGGGGCCACGGCCCTCAGGTCCAGTAAAAGGGGGGCCACGCGCCCCCAGGTCCAGTAAAAGGGGGGCCACGCGCCCCCAGGTCCAGTAAAAGGGGGGCCACGCGCCCCCAGGACTAGTAAAAGGGGGGACCTCGACGCCCCCAGGTCCAGTAAAAGGGGGGACCTcgcgcccccaggaccagtaaaaggggggACCTCGACgccccccaggaccagtaaaaggggggccacgcgcccccaggaccagtaaaagggggCCACGcacccccaggaccagtaaaagggggggcCACGCGCCCCCAGGTCCAGTAAAAGGGGGGACCTCGACGCCCCCAGGACCAGTTAAAGGGGAGTCACGCACCCCCAGGTCCAGTAAAAGGGGGGCCAcgcgcccccaggaccagtaaaaggggggACCTCGacgcccccaggaccagtaaaaggggggcCACGCGCCCCTAGGATCAGTAAAAGGGGGGCCACGCGCCCCCAGGACCATTAACAGGGTTAGGACATTTACCCATAATTACATAATGGTAACCGCGTGTCCTGTAATATTGTGTTGAAACAATCAAACATCAGACACAACAAGCAAGTGGAACGTACCTTAAGCTGGTGGAGTTGTGTCCCGCGATGAGCTAAAAAAGCCTTACCTGTAATGacagaaaaagtcattattaatgTGCCTATTGACAGTCCTATATACACATTATAatcatataccacatatataacaTATGAATGGTCACATCCACCTCCATGTTGGTATGCTGGAGGTGGAGACGGAGGTCACCCTTGAGGCTCAAGGTGGTGCTTACCTTCTCCTGAAGGATGGTTGTGGGGTCCGTAGTAGGGTCAGGCACGGgggtccgtagtggggtcaggcacgggggtccgtagtggggtcaggcacgggggtccgtagtggggtcaggcacgggggtccgtagtggggtcaggcaCGGGGGTCCGAAGTGGGGTCAGGCACGGGGGTCCGAAGTGGGGTCAGGCACGGGGGTCcgcgctggccgtagtggggtcaggcacgggggtccgtagtggggtcaggcacgggggtccgtagtggggtcaggcacgggggtccgtagtggggtcagacacgggggtcagcgctggccgtagtagggtcagacacgggggtcagacacgggggtcagcaCTGGCCGTAGTgaggtcagacacgggggtcagacacgggggtcagcgctggccgtagtggggtcagacacgggggtcagacacgggggtcagcgtCAACATTCACCACGTGCTCACTGACATAAACAAAAGCGGTGTTGCCAACATTCACCACGTGCTCACTGACATAAACAAAAGCGGTGTTGCCAACATTCACCACGTGCTCACTAACATAAACAAAAGCGGTGTTGCCAACATTCACAAATCACTCACAATGAATTAAATCTCCAACACGAGACGAGAAACACTGCATGAACTATTTTGTCGCGGATATAAAAGCCAATTTCTATCTTTTATTTCCAGTAAATCACTAAACTGTCTAAGTGTTAACATTTAGTAGCAGCGGGTCCTGCCTTGGTCTCCTGGGTGTTCTCCACAATGCACTTTCAACATTGTCTTAGACACTACACTAACAATAACAATACTGCCAACCGCTAACCACAACAGTGTAGTTTGCTAGTCCACACACTAGTGGTAACTAACTAGTCACAGTTGTTAATTACCACAACATTCAGTCTTCCTAACTCGGTGTGACCGAACACTTGGGAAGACTTTCAGATACACTTTAGAGTTGTCTGTcagtcaccacaacacagccATCACTCGTCACCATTAATGTTATACTGGCCTGACCCGCCGAACTATGGGGGTACAGATCACCTCTCCAGTTACCAATGGTTGTTAACGACCCCATATAAAGCCTGGTGGTGTTTCATCCCAGCAACACAACATCCACCAAGTGTTGAGCTCACTTCCTGTGTTCCAATCACATTACAGAAGGTATTTCGACCTTGTAATTTATACGGGAATGAATCAGCTGATGGTTGTAAACACAGGCGGGGCCCCAGTTGACCAGCCGCTGGCTCCCAGGTGCTGGCGTACGAGAATTTCTATAATGGTGCTGCTTACTCCATCTCTTAGGACGAGGCAAGGAGCACTCTGTACCTTAGTACTTACTTGTACCTGTGGTACAAATGTTCCAAAACGGTACAATATGTAGTTACTATATTATAAGACACAGTTTAAACAATCTTGTAGATCATGTAAGGATGACAGCCGCGAATTTCTCAAAGTTGGCAGTCTTTATACCCTAATAACGTAAGGCTTTGCATTGTAATTTTGATAACAAACTATATCTTTCCACCGTTCACAAATTAGAAGATTGTCTGGTCTTTGGGACCTTTCTTTACCCGAGTAAACAGCTGAAGAAATGTATTCCTTACCTTCAAGTCTGTGGAAAGTGGCAACGTCGCTTTTGTTGTTGTCATAATATTGGGTAAAGATTAAGAACGAAAAAGTGCTTTGTAACGACGATTCTCATTGGTCCAAAGCCCGCTCATCTGTTTATATAATTCACACTGCTATCGAAAGTAATAAAGAGTAATTATCACTAGTAATTTCACctgtcatactatcatgcaagaagagccacacatctatggataatCCAATATAATCAGTATAATCCTTGATGTTATTACTGCTGGGCTTATACTCTGCTATAATTATCTCtgtgaattctcattatctgctgatgtagacctgaccaaatgtaaactgtgtcaactaaACTAttgtggagtgcgaaaagattcgtgatttcagagacaattctataaccaatgttccagcgatgcgtcaatatttcattcaaaattatctgctgccagaaattttagccaattaTCTCCACTTTGCTAActataggtagtaactgagtgattgtaacctatccaccgctgcccactggattagggcggtgtgcaggacaaacatatcaactaATGACACTAGCACtctacatatgtcagttgcttaacttaAAGACTGCTTATGGTTGGTCTCAAGCCCAGTGTTGATGTCACGATGTGCACTGAATTtgcaactagctcatcaagattgtaacttgtttaACTACATGAATTGTTtgattcagtccctgagcccattatgtgcctctgtaaccctttccacaagatgggtatgggggtgcataataaccTAAACACTGTTGTTATTGATTTTTAATAACAATCGAAGTAGCATTTTGCGTGACGTCATGTCGTCTCTGCCTCACCAGGCAAATGTCAATAGGTAAAATTATCATATGTTATATTGTTTACATTAAAGGTCAAtaaaccttatcttgaggttatcttgagatgatttcggggctttagtgtccccgcggcccggtcctcgaccaggcctccacccccaggaagcagctcgggacagctgactaacacccaggtacctattttactgctacgcaacaggggcatagggtgaaagaaactctgcccattgtttctcgccggcgcctgggatcgaacccgggaccacaggatcacaaatccagtgtgctgtccgctcggccgaccggctcccttaagcaCAGAAGTAGAGTCATCTCTTCTATTCACTAATCtacatatattcatttatatccTCTGCTCTACTATACATTACTCTCGATAGCAGTTTAAATTGTATAAACCGGTGAGGGGTGTTTTGACCAATGAGGCACGTCGTTACAAAGCGCCTAGTCAGTAATAAGCTAATCCATTACTACAACAAACACAGCGTTGCCATTCTACAACGATAACAAACGCGGCGTTGCCATTCTACAATAACAAACGCGGCGTTGCCATTCTACAATAACAAACGCGGCGTTGCCATTCTACAATAACAAAAGCGGCGTTGCCATTCTACAATAACAAACGCGGCGTTGCCATTCTACAAT is a genomic window containing:
- the LOC123774341 gene encoding cuticle protein 7-like; the encoded protein is MTYKVLALAALAVVAMARPEGPLTPGYGPPGPLHHQPLIVGPPRYDFNYAVKDDYAGNDFGHQESRDGYDTQGKYYVQLPDGRLQTVTYVVNGDSGYIAQVDYQGEAQYPAYQPAPAYQPAPAYKPAPAPSYQPAPTYG